From Pseudomonas sp. G2-4:
CAAGGTCGACGTGATCGTCGATCAGGTCGACCTGCCGATCCTCCAGAAGCAACTCCACATCGATCTTGGGGTAACGGCGCAAGAATTCCGGCATATGGGGATGGACCACGAAGCGCCCCACCGCCTTGGGCACGCTGACCCGAATCAGCCCCTCGGCTTGCTGAGTGAATTGGCCACTGATCTCCATCACTGATCGGGCAGCAGCGACCATTTCCTGGCAACGTTTGAACACCTCTTCCCCGCCATCGCTCAAGCGCAACTTACGAGTGGTGCGTTGCAACAATCGGGTCGCCAGGGCTTTCTCCAGGCGAGAAATGCTGCGGCTCACAGCCGATGGCGACGAGCCTGACTGGCGGGCCGCTTCGGAGAAGCTGCCGGTTTCTACGACCTTGACGAAAATGGCCATTTCGGCGAGCAGCGGAAGCGGTAGATTTGTGCTCATGGCGCAACAGTCCTTTGAAATTTGAACGGATTATCACCAATTTCAGCACACTCTATAATTCCGACACAAAATTCTTATAAGGACATGGAATGTGACCCTCCGCCTCTTTTTCCATAGCGATGATCTCCAGGCCAATGTGGAAGTCCTGGATTGCAGCCCCAGGGAAAATGAATTTGCCGTGGTCCTGCGTGACACGCTGTTCCATCCTCAGGGCGGTGGTCAGCCCTACGACACCGGATGGATCGGTGAAAGCCAGGTCCTGCGCGTTGTCCAGGACGGATCAGAGGTCATTCATTACGTCGACAACCCTGTGGCCCTGGGCATGACCTCGATCCGTGTGGATGAGCAACGGAGACGATTGAATTCTCGCCTGCACTCGGCCGGGCACCTGATCGGCCATTTCGCCGAAACCCGTGGGTGGACGCCAATCAAGGCTCATCACTGGCCAGGCGAAAGCCGCGTGCAGTTCCAGCCAGGGGAAAATCCTCAGGAACTGGACAGATCAATCATCCAGCAAGGCATCGATAGATGGATTGCCGAGGATCTGCCTCGCCTGATCGCATTGCGCGAAGGTACGCGAGAAGTCGGTTTCGGTGAGCTGGCCGCCTATGGCTGCGGCGGCACTCACGTGCGGCGCCTGCAGGAACTGGGAGCAGTCACCATTGCCTCACTTTCACAGAAGAAAGGCACCTTGTCGGTTCACTACCACGTGGACTGATACTCGCCCTAGCCTACGGGCTTGAACCGCGGCTCCCACGCCTACCCGACTCAGACGAATCTGCTCCCTGATTCTTGGCGTCGAATACCTTGAGCAGCTTTCGAAACTCGCCGGGCCTATCCACACGAGCCCTATGTGATCTTCGAGGTTGCTCATTGCCCATCGCTACTTGTATCTAAATAATAATATCCGCCCACTGCCAGTCTAGTAAAAAGCACTGTACAGCCCATGTTTACTACATCCGAGTGCCAAGCAGAAACAACATGAATCATCATGTCGTTATCCGTAATTCTTTTTCGACTGAAGCAAACTTCGTCACCCTTGCATAATGCCAGCCAGGGTTTCCAGGTGGATGAAATGGGCTTCACGTCCGTGTACCGCTCCAGAAACAGCAGGAGCGGGAGTTCTCGTTGGCAGACCCCATCAAAATTTTAATAGAGCGCTGATGGGTATATGAAGGCAATCAGTTTAGTGAGCGCGCGAGAGTTGAGCTTGGTGAGTCACGACGAGCCCAACGTGCTACCTGCCGACGGTATAGAAATAGAAATCGTACTATCCGGTATTTGCGGGACAGATCTGGCGGTGTTGTCAGGGCGTGAAGAAGGACAAGTGGGAATCGTTCGTGGTCATGAAGCGGTCGGCGTCGTTGTCAATGTAGGGGCCGGTGTCACACGCACGCGTAAAGGTATGCGTGTGGTTGTAGACCCCAACGAATATTGCGGTAACTGTGAACACTGTAAATCAGCTAAAACCCATCTATGTAGCGGTGATTCAAATGCGGGTCTGAACATCGCCGGTGTCAACAAGCACGGTACTTTTGCAGAGCGCTTTATGACGCGCGAGTGCTTTGTACACTGCATCCCAGACGATATGAGCTGGGAAACAGCCGTCTTGATTGAACCCGTAGCGTGCATTTTAAACAACATCGAACAAGCCTCCATTAAAGCGGGAGAGCGGGTACTGCTTCTCGGGTCGGGCCCGATGAGCCTGGTCGCGCAACTGCTTTTGCGCGCCATGGGTGTATATACACGTGCTACCGATTTGAATACCTTTCGAATTAAATTCGGCCGATCCCTGGGCTTGGATATTGTGCGCCCTGAAGAACTTGAACAGCCTGGGCAGCCCCTCGAAAAATTTGATGTTGTCATCGATACCGTGGGTCATCAGCTGGAAGCAGCTGCCAGTGTTGTTGGCCGAGGCGGTAGGATCGTCCTGTTCGGATTTAACGGAAACTATAAATACTCGCTCCCGGTAAAGCATTTTCTAGTCAATGCCATCAGCATCATTGCAGCGGGAGAGTACAACCAGCACTTTCCACAGGCGTTGCGCATTGCTCATAAGCTCCCTGACCTTGGAAAACTGGTCACCCATCGTTACCCCCTTGAAGCGTATTCAGCAGTCTTCGATAGTTTGTTGAACGATCCTTCCGCGCCCACAGTAAAAAGCGTTTTCACGCCCAATCCCAAGCACCTGTCACGCTAAATATCACCAGCACTCCAAGTGGACTCTTCCATGAAAGTTACTGTATTC
This genomic window contains:
- a CDS encoding alanyl-tRNA editing protein, translated to MTLRLFFHSDDLQANVEVLDCSPRENEFAVVLRDTLFHPQGGGQPYDTGWIGESQVLRVVQDGSEVIHYVDNPVALGMTSIRVDEQRRRLNSRLHSAGHLIGHFAETRGWTPIKAHHWPGESRVQFQPGENPQELDRSIIQQGIDRWIAEDLPRLIALREGTREVGFGELAAYGCGGTHVRRLQELGAVTIASLSQKKGTLSVHYHVD
- a CDS encoding alcohol dehydrogenase catalytic domain-containing protein, whose protein sequence is MLPADGIEIEIVLSGICGTDLAVLSGREEGQVGIVRGHEAVGVVVNVGAGVTRTRKGMRVVVDPNEYCGNCEHCKSAKTHLCSGDSNAGLNIAGVNKHGTFAERFMTRECFVHCIPDDMSWETAVLIEPVACILNNIEQASIKAGERVLLLGSGPMSLVAQLLLRAMGVYTRATDLNTFRIKFGRSLGLDIVRPEELEQPGQPLEKFDVVIDTVGHQLEAAASVVGRGGRIVLFGFNGNYKYSLPVKHFLVNAISIIAAGEYNQHFPQALRIAHKLPDLGKLVTHRYPLEAYSAVFDSLLNDPSAPTVKSVFTPNPKHLSR